A window of the Dyadobacter pollutisoli genome harbors these coding sequences:
- the nusA gene encoding transcription termination factor NusA, with product MDSGILIESFAEFASSKNIDRPTMINVLEEVFRTMIRKKYGTDDNFDVIINPESGDLEMWRTREIVDDNSEDIWDYNKIPLAEARKIQNDFEVGEEVAEEVKLVEFGRRLVQTARQTLIQKIKDMEKEIMFEKYKDQVGEMITGEVYQTLRHEVIIVDSEGNELSLPRTEQISKDRFRKGESVKSVIHKVEMNNGSPKITLSRTSPVFLERLFEVEIPEIYDGIISVRRVVREPGERAKVAVESYDDRIDPVGACVGMKGSRIHSIVRELGNENIDVINYTDNLELLISRALSPAKVSSMQIDRDAKRVSVFLKPDQVSLAIGKGGQNIKLAGKLVGMEIDVFRDIEEQNDEDVDLTEFSDEIDEWIISELHKIGLDTAKSVLALNKEELVRRTDLEEATVEEILEILRKEFE from the coding sequence ATGGATAGCGGAATATTAATTGAATCATTCGCGGAGTTTGCAAGCTCTAAAAACATCGATCGTCCAACGATGATCAATGTTTTAGAAGAAGTATTTCGTACAATGATTCGTAAAAAATACGGCACCGACGATAATTTTGACGTAATCATTAACCCTGAAAGCGGTGACCTTGAGATGTGGCGCACACGAGAAATCGTTGACGATAACTCTGAGGACATCTGGGATTACAATAAAATTCCGCTGGCCGAAGCACGAAAAATTCAGAATGACTTTGAGGTAGGTGAAGAAGTTGCCGAAGAAGTAAAACTGGTAGAATTCGGACGCAGACTCGTACAAACCGCCCGTCAGACCCTGATTCAGAAAATCAAGGACATGGAAAAAGAAATCATGTTCGAGAAATACAAAGATCAGGTCGGTGAGATGATCACCGGTGAGGTTTACCAGACGCTCAGACATGAAGTCATTATCGTCGACAGCGAAGGTAACGAGCTTTCATTGCCAAGAACCGAGCAGATTTCAAAAGACCGGTTCCGCAAGGGAGAATCTGTTAAATCAGTGATCCACAAAGTGGAAATGAACAACGGCTCCCCTAAGATCACCCTGTCCAGAACCTCACCTGTTTTTCTGGAAAGATTGTTTGAAGTTGAAATTCCGGAGATCTACGATGGAATTATTTCGGTCAGACGTGTTGTTCGTGAACCAGGGGAACGTGCCAAAGTGGCCGTTGAATCTTATGACGACAGAATTGACCCGGTGGGCGCTTGTGTCGGCATGAAAGGTTCACGTATCCATTCCATTGTCCGCGAACTTGGAAACGAGAATATAGATGTAATCAATTACACTGATAACCTTGAACTGCTCATCAGCAGGGCTCTGAGCCCAGCGAAAGTAAGCTCAATGCAGATCGACCGCGATGCCAAGCGCGTTTCTGTTTTCCTTAAACCAGACCAGGTATCGCTGGCCATCGGTAAAGGGGGACAAAATATCAAGCTGGCAGGCAAGCTGGTAGGCATGGAAATTGATGTTTTCAGGGATATTGAAGAGCAGAATGACGAGGATGTGGATCTTACTGAATTCTCTGATGAAATCGATGAATGGATCATCAGTGAACTCCACAAAATCGGTTTGGATACCGCCAAAAGTGTTTTGGCGCTCAATAAAGAAGAACTTGTCAGAAGGACCGACCTTGAAGAAGCAACGGTTGAAGAAATTCTGGAGATACTTCGAAAAGAGTTTGAATAA
- the rimP gene encoding ribosome maturation factor RimP yields the protein MTIKEHLEVLVAPFLEDGNCFLIDIIIKPSKVSQKVTILVDSDQGITIQQCTSISRRLAKQLEELEVFSEAYTLEVSSPGLDQPLVLPRQYQKNVGRNLKVTLKTGEIVQGSLMEATDDQISIQLPEPKKKSKIPVEEGSLLRAISLSDISKALIEISFK from the coding sequence ATGACAATAAAAGAACATTTAGAAGTTTTAGTGGCCCCGTTTTTGGAAGACGGTAATTGTTTCCTGATAGATATTATCATTAAGCCTTCTAAGGTAAGTCAAAAAGTAACGATTCTAGTCGACAGCGACCAGGGAATTACCATCCAGCAATGCACATCCATCAGCCGGCGACTTGCCAAGCAGTTGGAAGAACTGGAAGTCTTCTCGGAAGCCTATACGCTGGAAGTTTCTTCTCCCGGATTGGACCAGCCCCTGGTGCTGCCGCGTCAGTACCAAAAGAATGTTGGCCGAAATCTCAAGGTAACACTCAAAACAGGAGAAATCGTGCAAGGTTCGCTGATGGAGGCTACTGATGACCAAATCAGTATTCAGTTGCCGGAGCCAAAGAAAAAATCAAAAATACCGGTGGAAGAGGGTTCTCTACTCCGGGCGATTTCTTTAAGCGATATTTCAAAAGCCCTGATTGAAATCTCTTTTAAATAA
- a CDS encoding endonuclease/exonuclease/phosphatase family protein yields MKGVKKVLWFPYKVFAFYTILIYILILWIPFEGWLAGFMMMSFPAVILMHLISLPIWFIIERKKALLPLALLLGGCIFLSRTYGFGGKDLSVASDGEHTFSVMNYNVHSFQRYSDLRDGQMRKQIGDMKEWVAGSGADVICMPEYFADASKLFNMDEMLTKKGFKHSLRYQQVNSKYNYLGLALFSRFPIVASRDTVFESQNGMIQADIRIKKDTVRVIGLHLFSMTLKLGNLVHQKKMDGVKREGRITFSRIKMGFVRHAAELEVLESWMDASPYPVIVCGDFNEMPYGYVYGKLRRKLNNGFEEGGKGFGFTFNHLPYFIRIDHQFYSPEKLNLVNFTTYNKIDYSDHYPVMGTYKFTKTAEDR; encoded by the coding sequence ATGAAAGGGGTAAAAAAGGTTTTGTGGTTCCCATATAAGGTTTTTGCTTTTTATACTATACTGATTTACATACTGATACTGTGGATCCCCTTCGAGGGCTGGCTGGCGGGCTTTATGATGATGTCCTTCCCGGCTGTGATCCTTATGCACCTGATCTCACTGCCCATTTGGTTTATAATTGAAAGAAAAAAAGCACTGCTCCCGCTGGCCCTACTCCTTGGAGGCTGCATTTTTCTCTCACGTACCTATGGTTTTGGCGGAAAGGACCTGTCTGTCGCCAGCGATGGTGAGCATACTTTTTCTGTCATGAACTATAATGTGCATTCCTTTCAAAGGTATTCGGATCTACGTGATGGGCAGATGCGAAAGCAAATTGGCGATATGAAAGAATGGGTTGCTGGCAGTGGGGCTGACGTGATTTGTATGCCGGAATACTTTGCAGATGCTAGCAAGCTCTTCAACATGGATGAGATGCTCACTAAAAAAGGATTCAAACATTCCCTGCGGTATCAGCAGGTGAATAGCAAGTACAACTATTTAGGATTAGCGCTATTTAGCCGATTCCCCATTGTAGCCAGTAGAGATACGGTTTTTGAGTCTCAGAATGGGATGATACAGGCCGATATCAGGATCAAAAAAGATACGGTTAGAGTGATCGGCCTGCATCTTTTCTCGATGACACTAAAATTGGGGAATTTAGTCCATCAAAAGAAAATGGACGGAGTCAAACGGGAAGGCAGGATCACCTTTTCGCGCATCAAGATGGGCTTTGTAAGGCATGCGGCGGAGCTTGAAGTTTTAGAATCCTGGATGGATGCTTCCCCTTATCCGGTTATTGTATGCGGAGACTTCAATGAGATGCCATATGGCTATGTGTATGGCAAATTACGTAGGAAATTGAATAACGGCTTTGAGGAAGGTGGAAAGGGCTTTGGTTTTACCTTTAATCACCTTCCGTATTTCATTCGAATTGACCACCAGTTTTACAGCCCGGAAAAGCTCAACCTGGTCAATTTCACCACCTACAACAAAATCGACTACTCAGACCACTATCCGGTGATGGGTACTTATAAGTTCACTAAAACCGCAGAAGATCGCTAA
- a CDS encoding DUF4907 domain-containing protein: MIRKNKTILSIIGILAFAVAAYFLFSVYKKGNLSLGREGLSRFSVQTIKVPSGWGYRIYQDTTAVIEQRFIPGAPGTQGFASQNEARKTGELVQMKLDQGIFPPSITTRDLDSLGVKY, encoded by the coding sequence GTGATCAGGAAAAATAAAACCATTCTCTCGATCATTGGCATACTGGCCTTCGCAGTCGCAGCTTATTTTCTTTTTTCAGTATATAAAAAAGGGAATCTAAGCTTGGGCCGTGAAGGCCTTTCTCGCTTTTCGGTGCAGACCATTAAGGTCCCGTCCGGCTGGGGATACCGCATTTATCAGGACACGACTGCCGTCATCGAGCAGCGGTTTATCCCTGGCGCTCCGGGCACACAAGGGTTTGCCTCCCAGAACGAAGCTCGTAAAACGGGTGAGTTGGTGCAAATGAAATTAGATCAGGGTATCTTCCCTCCGAGCATTACCACACGCGATCTGGACAGCCTGGGCGTGAAATATTAG
- a CDS encoding Kelch repeat-containing protein — protein MFNTLKKTSLALLVASTALVQLSCNNDDPDADKLGNWYRKDLPSFGGSGRTRSVSFVIGEVGYVGTGFTNETVARVKDFWSYNAASKIWSQAAAFPGTGRNDATAFVLGGKAYVGTGYDAVTTVDNGYKKDFYQYDPATNKWKAIADFAGGTRQYATSFVANDRAYVGLGYNGSNYYQDFYEYNPATDKWTEIATFIGGKRRGALSFNVGGKAYVGFGNSNSGQNTKDIYSFDPAGNGGTGAWTRIEFGDDTKEEAFPARAYATALVINDKAYVVGGQDKSDCWEYVPGTNTWTEVASFPAGGRGFAAGFAVGKLGYFGTGSSSGSGGLDDFWAFDPTAAINDDDDQ, from the coding sequence ATGTTTAATACCTTAAAAAAGACTTCGTTAGCCCTTCTAGTCGCTTCCACTGCCCTCGTTCAACTTAGCTGCAACAACGACGATCCAGATGCTGATAAACTAGGAAACTGGTATAGAAAGGATCTTCCAAGTTTCGGAGGGTCGGGAAGAACCCGTTCTGTCAGTTTCGTCATTGGCGAGGTAGGTTATGTAGGTACAGGTTTTACCAACGAAACCGTCGCCAGGGTGAAAGATTTCTGGTCTTACAACGCTGCTTCTAAAATATGGTCTCAGGCGGCTGCCTTTCCAGGAACAGGAAGAAACGACGCTACGGCTTTTGTTTTGGGCGGTAAAGCTTATGTAGGAACTGGATATGATGCGGTAACGACTGTTGATAACGGATATAAAAAAGATTTCTATCAATACGACCCTGCTACCAACAAATGGAAAGCAATCGCTGACTTTGCGGGCGGGACACGTCAGTATGCTACCTCATTTGTGGCTAACGACCGCGCTTATGTAGGTCTTGGTTACAATGGCAGCAACTACTACCAGGATTTTTATGAGTACAACCCCGCAACTGACAAATGGACTGAGATAGCAACCTTCATTGGCGGAAAACGCAGAGGCGCTCTTTCATTCAATGTTGGGGGAAAAGCCTACGTGGGTTTTGGAAACAGCAACTCAGGTCAGAATACCAAAGACATTTACAGCTTTGATCCTGCCGGCAACGGTGGAACTGGCGCATGGACCCGTATCGAATTTGGTGACGATACCAAAGAAGAGGCTTTCCCGGCAAGAGCATATGCAACGGCATTGGTGATCAATGACAAAGCCTACGTGGTGGGCGGACAAGACAAGTCGGATTGCTGGGAATATGTACCAGGCACCAACACCTGGACGGAAGTGGCTTCATTTCCAGCGGGCGGAAGAGGCTTTGCAGCTGGATTTGCAGTTGGCAAACTGGGTTATTTCGGAACAGGAAGCTCTTCGGGTTCCGGCGGTCTAGATGACTTCTGGGCATTTGATCCTACGGCAGCCATTAACGATGATGATGATCAGTGA
- a CDS encoding DUF4270 family protein: MKFNSYSSKGYSAVYKLLLILGCTVSLASCEWGDQIESLVQPNPDDFAVLYTDTVTVKLSTVGSDSLMTGGSARMLTGSYTDPYFGKVKAASFFQPTIQSGISIPALAEYDSLVLSLRYDGYTYGDTTKPINLTVHKLLADILDKSSYWNGNSTAFDPVAIGKVRVVPTPRTSRNLKIKLSDALGQQMFEMGKNNQLTSNTDWINLVKGLVLMPAATDNGPVVGFLWSGNDSTSVQLHYHTPDVDQVKKDSSIFRVTASYNQILGDRKGTALANLPDTRRISLPSSQSGNMSFIQAGIGIMTRVDFPTVRSLKSFKYTVANRAYLRVTPLRASVTDPLRVPNQIYVYRCDKNNEFYTGEGGSPLPLYYLSNQPQQVFGQYVNDYVNNKQYYLIDVSSFISDLMTSEIEEIGGLILRTSMFNTQSSFRDADTEFSKSVNRLVIGNQQNEDPGVKLELYYTKVTVQ, encoded by the coding sequence ATGAAATTTAATTCTTATTCCTCTAAAGGATATTCGGCAGTCTATAAACTTTTGCTCATACTGGGTTGTACTGTGTCATTGGCTTCCTGTGAGTGGGGAGACCAAATAGAGTCGCTGGTTCAGCCTAATCCCGATGATTTTGCGGTTTTATATACAGATACTGTTACAGTGAAGCTCTCCACAGTAGGAAGTGATTCATTGATGACTGGTGGCTCTGCACGAATGCTGACTGGGAGTTATACAGATCCCTATTTTGGCAAAGTAAAAGCTGCAAGCTTTTTTCAACCGACGATACAAAGTGGCATCAGTATTCCGGCTTTGGCAGAGTATGATTCATTAGTATTGTCGCTTCGCTATGACGGGTATACCTATGGAGATACCACCAAGCCAATCAATCTGACAGTTCATAAACTGCTTGCTGATATTTTGGATAAAAGCTCTTACTGGAATGGGAATTCAACGGCATTTGATCCGGTCGCGATTGGAAAAGTAAGGGTAGTGCCCACTCCGAGAACTTCCAGGAACCTTAAAATCAAGCTTTCTGATGCGCTGGGCCAGCAAATGTTCGAAATGGGCAAGAACAACCAGCTGACATCGAATACGGATTGGATCAACCTTGTAAAAGGATTGGTATTAATGCCCGCTGCTACCGATAATGGTCCGGTGGTAGGCTTTTTATGGTCTGGAAACGACAGCACTTCGGTGCAGCTTCATTATCACACTCCGGATGTGGACCAGGTCAAAAAAGATTCCAGCATTTTCAGGGTAACAGCTTCCTACAACCAGATTCTGGGAGACCGGAAAGGTACGGCGCTTGCCAACTTACCTGACACCAGAAGGATATCGCTACCTTCTTCACAGTCTGGAAATATGTCCTTTATTCAGGCTGGAATCGGCATTATGACAAGGGTTGATTTTCCTACGGTGAGATCATTGAAAAGCTTTAAATATACTGTCGCTAATAGGGCTTATCTTCGGGTGACGCCGCTGCGAGCATCGGTTACCGATCCGCTTAGAGTACCCAACCAAATCTATGTGTACCGTTGTGATAAGAACAATGAATTCTACACCGGGGAGGGAGGTTCTCCTTTGCCACTTTATTATCTGAGCAATCAGCCGCAGCAGGTATTTGGTCAATATGTAAATGATTACGTTAATAATAAGCAGTATTATCTCATCGATGTCAGCTCATTTATCTCTGATTTGATGACTAGTGAAATTGAAGAAATAGGCGGTTTGATTCTGAGGACTTCGATGTTTAATACCCAGTCAAGCTTCCGCGATGCCGATACAGAGTTCAGCAAAAGCGTCAACCGATTGGTGATCGGCAATCAGCAGAACGAGGATCCCGGCGTGAAGCTGGAACTATACTATACCAAGGTTACAGTGCAGTAA
- a CDS encoding bestrophin family protein, translated as MYVKQVFSIWRLLKGIWIGVLVVTAYATLVFYLFSYQNWHFLSFPISIITILGTALSLLLGFRTNSAYDRWWEARKSWGEIVNDSRTLVRQSISFISTEKKEKDAIISNIAHLQIAWCYALTNSLRKEPVLVYADLHLNAQEHDYVASQDNIPNAILNLIQFKMSGLHEQGKMQTLLYQNIDLTLQRLCDAMGKCERIKNTVFPTQYSFFVLLVIFIFTLVLPMGLVESIGRIAIPITFIISFLFFYVEWIAYILQNPFENGPNDIPMTSLSRTIEINLLQLIEADKIPEKILPKNGVVM; from the coding sequence ATGTATGTAAAGCAGGTTTTTTCGATCTGGCGCCTTTTGAAAGGCATCTGGATCGGTGTATTAGTCGTAACGGCTTACGCCACGCTCGTCTTCTACCTTTTCAGCTATCAAAACTGGCACTTTCTCTCCTTTCCCATCTCCATTATCACCATTCTGGGTACAGCATTATCGCTTTTGCTGGGTTTCCGAACCAATTCCGCCTATGACCGCTGGTGGGAAGCCCGCAAGTCATGGGGTGAGATCGTCAATGACAGCCGCACGCTGGTCCGTCAATCTATTTCATTTATTTCAACAGAAAAAAAGGAAAAAGATGCCATCATTTCCAACATCGCGCATTTGCAGATTGCCTGGTGCTACGCCCTGACCAATTCGCTTAGAAAGGAGCCCGTGCTGGTATACGCTGACCTGCATTTAAATGCGCAGGAACATGACTACGTGGCCAGTCAGGATAACATTCCCAATGCCATTTTAAATCTGATTCAGTTTAAAATGAGCGGGCTCCACGAGCAGGGAAAAATGCAGACGCTGCTCTACCAAAATATTGATCTGACTTTGCAACGGCTTTGCGATGCAATGGGCAAATGTGAGCGGATCAAAAACACTGTTTTTCCAACCCAATACAGCTTTTTTGTGTTGTTGGTTATTTTCATTTTCACGCTGGTACTTCCGATGGGTCTGGTCGAAAGCATTGGCCGGATCGCTATCCCGATCACATTCATTATCTCCTTTCTGTTCTTTTACGTGGAATGGATTGCCTATATTTTGCAAAATCCATTTGAGAATGGCCCCAACGATATTCCGATGACCTCTTTATCCAGAACGATTGAAATCAATCTTTTACAGCTCATTGAAGCTGATAAAATCCCTGAAAAGATCTTGCCCAAAAACGGGGTTGTCATGTAA
- a CDS encoding efflux RND transporter permease subunit, whose translation MIADIFIKRPVTAIVASIVLVLVGLISVTTLPVAQYPDVTPPTVSITGNFTGADAQTVEQTTTTPIETQINGVPGMTYMSSNSTSSGQSSINVTFDVGTDVNIAALDVQNRVSVAEPTLPDAVKRLGLTVRKRQPSIMIALALYSPNGTHDAQFIGNYANIYLKDALQRVKGVGDIVSRADDFGMRIWLDPDKLATLRMTPSDISAALAEQNLQVAAGTVGGNPQPNTQSFEYSVLTNSRLNTKAQFEEIIVRSNPADGSIVYLKDVARVELGKFDYGVNAFVAGKPAAFVLIYQAPGANALDTYEGVIKTLTALKKTFPKDIDYVIPVETASVVKVSIEEVLHTFAEAMILVVIVVFLFLQNWRATLIPILAIPVSLIGTFIFFIPFGFTINTLTLFAFVLAIGIVVDDAIVVVEAVQHNIDHEKMSPKDATIKAMKDISGPVIAIALILAAVFVPVGFVPGIVGRLYQQFAITIAVSVLLSAFVALSLTPALCSIMLRPSKGAGDKKNMLEKFFDRFNNWFEKVSHAYTRGVSKWIKVTPLVLVMMVCLFVGLFFLFKNKPSGFIPVEDEGRLFVTYEMQEATSTTRNVAMIKDIMKRVSSIPEVRVVGGLAGLNVVSFSNKSNVGTMFVSLHPWANRKGAEHHVQAVIKEIQKRTADIKEARVLAIAPPAIPGLGATSGFTFQLQQSTSTDNIQQFETVTRNFLGAVNKRPEIAMAFTFFNARTPSYQLDVDREKTKKLGVQVSDVFSSLSTLLGSSYVNDFNLYGRNFRVMVQADSSFRSSLDKIKKFYVRNKEGNMIPLSALVSSKVVENPALISHYNIYRSVEINGTPKAGYSSGQAIAALREVAQTLPAGYSYEFSGMSSEEIKAGDSTTTIFAISIVFVFLFLAALYESWSIPFSVLFAVPIGAFGSILTLTFLPNLTNNIYAQIGLITLIGLAAKNAILIVEFAKERVDGGMELVKATLEAVQLRLRPIIMTSLAFILGVLPLAFASGAAAESRKTIGWTVFGGMLAATSLAIFVVPVLFVAIEKIAMGKKSKEGPKPGDDPASGHVVA comes from the coding sequence ATGATTGCAGATATTTTTATAAAAAGGCCGGTAACAGCCATTGTGGCCTCTATCGTACTGGTCCTGGTGGGTTTGATTTCGGTTACGACCCTGCCCGTTGCCCAGTACCCTGACGTTACCCCTCCTACCGTGTCCATTACCGGTAACTTTACGGGCGCCGACGCCCAGACCGTCGAGCAGACCACGACCACACCCATTGAAACACAGATCAATGGTGTTCCTGGCATGACCTATATGTCCAGTAACAGCACCAGCAGCGGACAAAGCAGTATCAACGTGACCTTTGATGTGGGTACTGACGTCAACATTGCGGCCCTGGACGTACAAAACCGGGTAAGTGTGGCCGAACCTACCCTGCCTGATGCGGTCAAAAGATTGGGGCTCACCGTCCGCAAACGCCAGCCCAGTATCATGATCGCATTGGCGCTTTACTCGCCCAATGGTACCCATGATGCGCAGTTCATTGGTAATTACGCCAATATTTATCTCAAAGATGCCTTGCAAAGGGTAAAAGGTGTGGGTGATATCGTCTCCCGTGCCGACGACTTCGGTATGCGGATCTGGCTCGACCCGGACAAGCTGGCGACCTTACGGATGACGCCATCGGATATTTCCGCCGCGCTGGCCGAGCAAAACTTACAGGTTGCCGCAGGTACTGTGGGCGGTAACCCCCAGCCCAATACCCAGAGCTTCGAATACAGCGTGCTGACCAATAGCCGTCTGAATACCAAAGCGCAGTTTGAAGAGATCATTGTCAGGTCCAATCCAGCTGACGGCAGCATCGTGTATTTAAAGGATGTAGCAAGGGTTGAATTGGGGAAATTTGACTATGGTGTCAATGCGTTTGTGGCCGGTAAACCCGCCGCATTTGTACTGATCTATCAGGCTCCTGGCGCTAACGCCCTGGATACCTACGAAGGTGTGATCAAAACATTGACGGCGCTGAAAAAGACTTTCCCCAAAGACATCGATTATGTAATTCCAGTCGAGACTGCATCGGTTGTGAAAGTCTCCATTGAAGAGGTGCTCCACACTTTTGCCGAAGCCATGATCCTGGTAGTCATTGTCGTGTTCCTGTTCCTTCAAAACTGGCGTGCGACATTGATCCCGATCCTTGCGATCCCGGTTTCGTTGATTGGTACATTCATCTTTTTTATTCCGTTTGGCTTTACGATCAATACCCTGACGCTCTTTGCGTTTGTGCTAGCGATTGGTATTGTCGTCGATGATGCCATTGTGGTCGTCGAGGCCGTCCAGCACAACATTGACCATGAGAAAATGTCCCCCAAAGATGCGACCATCAAGGCAATGAAAGACATTTCCGGGCCTGTCATAGCGATCGCGTTGATTCTGGCTGCAGTTTTTGTGCCGGTGGGCTTTGTCCCTGGCATTGTGGGCAGGCTTTATCAGCAGTTTGCCATCACCATAGCCGTGTCGGTACTGTTGTCCGCCTTTGTCGCCCTTTCACTGACCCCTGCATTGTGCTCTATCATGCTACGGCCCTCAAAAGGAGCTGGCGATAAGAAAAACATGCTGGAAAAATTCTTCGACCGCTTCAATAACTGGTTTGAAAAGGTATCTCACGCCTACACGCGCGGTGTTTCCAAATGGATCAAAGTCACGCCATTGGTGCTGGTCATGATGGTTTGTCTCTTTGTAGGTCTTTTCTTTCTGTTCAAAAACAAACCATCCGGATTTATACCCGTTGAAGATGAAGGCCGTCTTTTTGTAACCTATGAAATGCAGGAAGCTACTTCCACTACCCGCAACGTAGCGATGATCAAGGACATCATGAAGCGCGTATCCTCTATTCCGGAGGTGCGTGTAGTGGGCGGTCTGGCAGGTCTTAATGTGGTGAGTTTTTCAAACAAGTCCAATGTCGGTACCATGTTTGTGAGCTTGCACCCGTGGGCGAATCGGAAAGGCGCCGAGCATCACGTGCAAGCCGTCATCAAGGAAATCCAAAAGCGTACAGCTGATATTAAAGAAGCCCGGGTGCTCGCTATTGCCCCGCCTGCCATTCCCGGACTTGGAGCTACGTCCGGTTTCACATTCCAATTGCAGCAGTCGACCAGTACCGATAACATTCAGCAGTTTGAAACGGTCACCCGTAATTTTCTGGGCGCAGTCAACAAGCGGCCCGAAATCGCGATGGCCTTTACCTTTTTCAATGCCAGAACGCCAAGTTACCAGCTGGATGTAGACCGTGAAAAAACCAAAAAGCTGGGCGTACAGGTCTCTGATGTTTTCAGCTCGCTTTCTACGCTGCTTGGTAGTAGTTATGTCAACGATTTCAACCTTTATGGAAGAAATTTCCGGGTCATGGTGCAGGCTGACAGCAGTTTCAGGTCATCGCTGGACAAGATCAAAAAATTCTATGTGCGCAATAAAGAAGGGAATATGATTCCGCTCAGCGCGCTAGTTAGCTCCAAAGTAGTAGAAAACCCGGCACTGATCTCCCACTATAACATTTACCGCTCGGTGGAGATCAACGGAACACCCAAAGCAGGATACAGTAGCGGGCAGGCCATTGCGGCTTTGCGTGAAGTTGCCCAGACACTTCCTGCCGGGTATAGTTATGAATTTTCCGGCATGAGCAGCGAAGAGATCAAGGCGGGCGATAGTACCACTACCATTTTCGCTATTTCAATTGTATTTGTATTCCTGTTTCTGGCAGCGCTCTACGAGAGCTGGTCTATCCCGTTCTCAGTGCTTTTTGCGGTGCCCATCGGTGCATTCGGCTCGATTCTGACATTGACCTTTCTGCCTAATCTGACCAATAACATTTATGCGCAGATCGGTCTGATTACATTGATTGGTCTTGCGGCCAAAAACGCGATCCTGATCGTGGAATTTGCCAAGGAACGCGTCGACGGCGGAATGGAGCTCGTCAAAGCTACCCTGGAAGCAGTCCAGCTTCGTTTGCGCCCCATTATCATGACCTCTCTGGCCTTTATCCTGGGCGTTCTTCCACTAGCATTCGCCAGTGGCGCAGCGGCAGAATCGCGTAAAACGATTGGCTGGACGGTATTTGGGGGTATGCTGGCGGCCACTTCGCTGGCCATCTTTGTCGTGCCTGTTCTTTTTGTGGCCATTGAAAAAATAGCCATGGGTAAAAAATCAAAAGAGGGCCCAAAGCCGGGCGATGATCCGGCCAGCGGGCATGTAGTGGCCTAA
- a CDS encoding efflux RND transporter periplasmic adaptor subunit, whose amino-acid sequence MFLNKMKYYSAALFAFVVLSCGKKDQQQPTQPQAVAVTLSDVTTAEASYHEEYPGTVVALNEIELRPQVTGFVTGIHFTDGARVRKGQLLYSIDAQLYNANYDQAVANLNVQEANLVKAQKDADRYHELEKNDAVAKQLVDNADAALEVAKRQAEAAKANIKAVQTSVRYTKVTAPFDGVIGISAVKVGAAVSAGQTVLNTVSTDGQLAVDFNVDQKEIYRFTNLLKNQKAADSTFTLKFGEEIYPASGKIALIDRAVDPQTGSIKTRLVFPNKDNQLRAGMSGTVRVLNNAKAKSVLIPYKAVTEQLGEYFVYVAGDSSKVSQRRIVLGTAIGSNVIVKEGLKEGEKIAIEGVQNLREGAVIKEGK is encoded by the coding sequence ATGTTTTTAAATAAAATGAAGTATTATTCAGCCGCCTTATTTGCCTTTGTGGTCTTATCCTGCGGAAAAAAAGATCAGCAGCAGCCCACCCAGCCGCAGGCCGTAGCAGTCACCCTTAGCGACGTGACAACCGCTGAGGCTTCTTATCATGAAGAGTATCCCGGTACGGTTGTGGCCCTTAACGAAATCGAGCTTCGCCCGCAGGTGACCGGATTTGTGACAGGTATACACTTTACGGACGGGGCGCGGGTTAGAAAAGGTCAGCTGCTTTACTCCATTGACGCGCAGCTTTATAATGCCAACTACGACCAGGCGGTGGCCAACCTGAATGTTCAGGAGGCTAATTTGGTCAAGGCGCAAAAGGATGCGGACCGTTACCACGAGCTGGAAAAAAATGATGCCGTCGCCAAACAGCTTGTCGACAATGCAGACGCTGCATTGGAAGTGGCCAAAAGGCAGGCAGAGGCTGCCAAAGCCAACATTAAAGCGGTCCAGACCAGCGTTCGGTACACCAAAGTCACAGCCCCATTTGATGGCGTGATCGGCATTTCAGCCGTGAAAGTAGGCGCAGCGGTATCGGCAGGGCAAACCGTGCTCAATACCGTTTCGACCGACGGTCAACTGGCCGTGGATTTCAATGTAGACCAAAAGGAAATTTACCGCTTCACGAATCTACTCAAAAACCAGAAGGCAGCCGATTCGACATTCACATTGAAATTCGGAGAGGAAATTTACCCGGCGTCCGGCAAGATTGCACTCATCGACAGGGCCGTAGATCCGCAAACAGGAAGCATCAAGACCCGTCTGGTTTTTCCAAATAAAGACAACCAGCTGCGCGCCGGTATGAGCGGCACCGTGCGCGTGCTCAACAACGCGAAGGCTAAATCAGTTTTAATTCCTTACAAAGCGGTGACCGAGCAGTTGGGCGAGTATTTTGTATACGTCGCAGGTGACAGCAGCAAAGTCAGTCAGCGCCGTATCGTGCTGGGAACGGCGATCGGCTCCAACGTTATTGTCAAGGAAGGGCTTAAAGAAGGAGAAAAAATTGCCATAGAAGGTGTTCAGAACCTTCGTGAAGGAGCAGTTATCAAAGAAGGCAAATAA